Proteins encoded in a region of the Raphanus sativus cultivar WK10039 chromosome 8, ASM80110v3, whole genome shotgun sequence genome:
- the LOC108822034 gene encoding protein NPGR1 — translation MLCACSGEQFRFDDQPGSPESLATRDFSASGLSSSRTRGGGGSDWDSKLEESQVDEAESTLKEALSLNYEEARALLGRLEYQRGNFDAALQVFKGIDVKILTPRIIKSILHTTTTPPSSKPPPRSRASPPPPPPTSMSMHSVSLLLEAILLKARSLDQLGSSKEAAEECKLILDMVESALPSGMPRVGTSGGFDKLQEVFHKALELLPLLWTKAGDFRETVASYRRALSRPWNLDPQRLAVTQKSLALVLLYGSVVEASPKESMEEAIVLLMLLVKKMVVGGIRWDAELMDHLAYALSVVGEFEVLASYLEKILPGVYTRGERWYLLSLCYSAAGIDETAINLLKLALGPSESKQIPQTSWLLFGAKLCSEDPKHSRDGISFAQKLLDLANNQSEHLLSQAHRFLGVCYGNAARSSKLDSERVLLQKKSLYSLNNAAAMAKGDPEPDVVYNLSVENAFQRNLQAALDGAVEYSSMVGGVSTRGWKHLAAVLSAERRLKDAESILDFTMEEAGDIEKLDLLKLKAVLQMAQEQPKQALKTCSNVLAVIRGQDKSEQSETMLKKYETEAWQDLASVYGKLGSWSDAETCLEKARSICFYSPRGWNETGLCLEAKSLHEEALISFFMSLSIDPDHVPSIVSVADVMMKSGGDTLATAKSFLMNALRLDPRSHDAWMKLGHVAKMQGLSQQAAEFYQAAYELELSAPVQSFN, via the exons atgTTGTGTGCTTGCTCAGGCGAGCAGTTCCGGTTCGACGACCAGCCTGGCTCCCCGGAGTCACTAGCCACCAGAGATTTCTCAGCTAGTGGCCTTTCCTCTTCCAGAACTCGAGGAGGAGGCGGCTCCGATTGGGACTCAAAGCTCGAAGAGTCTCAAGTGGACGAAGCTGAATCCACTCTCAAAGAAGCTCTCTCCCTCAACTACGAG GAAGCTAGGGCTTTGCTAGGGAGACTTGAGTATCAGAGAGGTAACTTCGATGCAGCGCTTCAGGTCTTCAAAGGTATTGACGTTAAGATCTTAACTCCCAGGATCATCAAATCCATTCTTCACACAACAACTACTCCTCCTTCTTCCAAACCACCACCACGCTCCAgagcttctcctcctcctcctcctcccaccTCCATGTCAATGCATTCCGTCAGCTTGCTTCTTGAAGCTATCTTGCTTAAAGCCAGATCATTAGACCAACTCGGCTCTTCCAAAG AGGCTGCAGAGGAATGCAAACTAATCCTGGACATGGTTGAATCCGCGTTACCAAGCGGCATGCCTCGAGTAGGAACCAGCGGAGGATTCGACAAACTTCAGGAGGTTTTCCACAAGGCGCTAGAGCTGCTTCCTTTGCTATGGACCAAAGCTGGGGACTTTCGTGAGACCGTCGCTTCCTATCGCCGTGCTTTATCCAGACCGTGGAATCTGGATCCCCAGAGGTTAGCTGTTACGCAGAAGTCTTTGGCTTTGGTTTTGCTTTACGGAAGCGTTGTTGAGGCGAGCCCCAAGGAGAGCATGGAGGAGGCGATTGTGTTGCTGATGTTGCTCGTGAAGAAGATGGTGGTTGGAGGGATACGGTGGGATGCTGAGCTCATGGATCATCTCGCTTACGCTCTTTCGGTTGTTGGGGAGTTTGAAGTGTTGGCGAGCTATCTGGAGAAGATTCTTCCGGGTGTTTATACTCGAGGAGAGAGATGgtatttgctctctctctgttATAGTGCTGCAGGGATCGATGAAACTGCCATCAATCTGTTGAAGCTGGCTCTTGGTCCTTCTGAATCGAAGCAGATACCTCAGACTTCTTGGTTATTGTTTGGAGCAAAGCTATGTTCTGAAGATCCAAAACACTCGAGGGACGGCATAAGTTTTGCTCAAAAGCTCCTCGACTTGGCAAATAATCAGAGTGAGCATCTTTTGAGCCAAGCACACAGGTTCCTTGGTGTATGCTATGGAAACGCTGCGAGAAGTTCAAAACTAGACTCTGAACGGGTTTTACTTCAGAAGAAATCTCTCTACTCTCTAAATAATGCTGCAGCGATGGCCAAGGGTGACCCGGAACCGGATGTTGTATATAATTTAAGCGTTGAGAATGCGTTTCAAAGAAACCTTCAGGCGGCTTTGGATGGCGCGGTTGAGTATTCTAGTATGGTGGGAGGAGTTTCAACTAGAGGATGGAAACACTTAGCTGCTGTCCTTTCAGCGGAGAGACGGCTCAAGGATGCTGAATCTATTCTGGACTTTACCATGGAAGAGGCTGGTGACATCGAAAAGTTAGACCTTCTGAAGCTGAAAGCTGTGCTTCAGATGGCTCAAGAACAACCTAAGCAGGCGTTGAAGACATGCAGCAATGTGCTGGCTGTAATCCGGGGGCAGGATAAATCTGAACAATCTGAG ACTATGCTAAAGAAATATGAAACGGAAGCTTGGCAAGACCTGGCATCTGTCTATGGAAAGCTAGGTTCATGGTCAGATGCAGAAACATGTCTGGAGAAGGCAAGATCCATCTGCTTTTATTCTCCCAGAGGCTGGAATGAAACAG GTTTGTGTCTCGAAGCTAAATCACTTCATGAAGAGGCTTTGATATCATTCTTCATGTCGCTCTCGATAGATCCAGACCACGTGCCCAGCATTGTTTCTGTAGCAGATGTTATGATGAAATCTGGAGGTGATACACTTGCAACCGCCAAGAGTTTTCTGATGAACGCCTTACGGTTAGACCCTAGAAGTCACGACGCGTGGATGAAGCTAGGACATGTTGCCAAAATGCAAGGCTTATCACAGCAAGCTGCAGAGTTTTACCAAGCTGCATATGAACTAGAGCTGTCGGCTCCGGTACAGAGTTTCAATTGA
- the LOC108822036 gene encoding uncharacterized protein LOC108822036 — protein MSFFLNIRLSLLAINSPYYNLTSLCSPQHLSSSCSFHAMIKILSPHNSHHSPSTTTTLKTAEILSKYRPIAPKPRTTQANDDNDSSSSSCMSHKISQSPYLRQLWPQLQARPTRTRKRGRGGMGPTSHLALKRPKSLSGSTTNTSTTPTQRVLGPIKTLAFEAFTHARLPNLAQVGYASENGGSSALVTLPLFKCSPPFSKCMESEIKGKGLIDLNKSVEAIQERDFLKQLQEPITPTTTSATSRVIAPQPIRPVSSRINVTCISPLSNPSLPSQISKKSPQEVEEEVESDVLPAIISDSNNKVRLVNSAYKEMMGQPECSWLDSMVRGKRICGEVMIHFCDSKIPEDKSFSCWVKIEWVRKGKEEIVQAFCDVMKLDCGSKDYVFTWRFHTTNKETCQSSYNA, from the coding sequence ATGTCCTTCTTCCTTAATATTCGCCTCTCTCTATTGGCTATTAACTCTCCTTATTATAACCTTACCTCTCTTTGTTCTCCTCAACATCTATCGTCTTCTTGTAGTTTTCACGCCATGATAAAGATACTTAGCCCTCATAACTCGCACCATTCTCCCTCAACCACCACAACTCTTAAGACAGCGGAGATCTTGTCCAAATATAGACCCATTGCTCCTAAGCCCAGGACGACCCAAGCAAACGATGATAatgactcttcttcttcttcttgcatgTCTCACAAGATCAGCCAATCTCCTTACCTTCGTCAACTCTGGCCACAGCTTCAAGCTCGTCCTACTAGAACCCGCAAGCGAGGTAGAGGTGGTATGGGTCCAACGTCTCATCTTGCGTTGAAGAGGCCCAAGTCATTATCTGGTTCTACCACAAACACTTCCACTACTCCTACACAGCGGGTGCTTGGCCCTATTAAAACGCTGGCGTTTGAGGCTTTTACTCATGCTAGGTTACCTAATCTCGCACAAGTTGGCTACGCTTCGGAGAATGGTGGCTCTTCTGCTTTGGTGACTCTGCCTCTTTTTAAATGCTCTCCTCCTTTCTCCAAATGCATGGAGTCAGAGATAAAAGGAAAGGGACTTATTGATCTGAACAAGAGCGTAGAAGCTATACAAGAGAGAGACTTCTTGAAGCAACTACAAGAACCCATCACACCAACTACAACATCAGCCACAAGCAGAGTCATAGCACCGCAGCCCATAAGACCGGTTTCATCAAGGATCAACGTCACATGCATAAGCCCACTAAGCAACCCGTCTCTACCATCTCAAATCAGCAAGAAATCGCCACAAGAGGTTGAAGAAGAAGTTGAATCCGATGTGCTGCCTGCCATAATCTCCGATTCAAACAACAAGGTCAGGCTGGTGAACTCGGCATACAAGGAGATGATGGGACAGCCCGAGTGCTCGTGGCTAGATTCGATGGTGAGAGGGAAGAGGATATGTGGGGAAGTGATGATTCATTTCTGCGATTCCAAGATTCCAGAGGATAAAAGCTTTTCATGCTGGGTGAAGATAGAGTGGGTAAGAAAAGGTAAGGAGGAGATTGTGCAAGCGTTCTGCGATGTAATGAAACTTGACTGCGGTTCCAAGGATTATGTCTTTACGTGGAGGTTTCACACAACCAACAAAGAAACTTGTCAGTCAAGCTACAATGCTTAA
- the LOC108823140 gene encoding WD repeat-containing protein PCN-like: MFEYRCNSINWKPSPLVSLATSADGSRVAAAREDGSLELWLVSPGSLSWHSQLIIHGDPKSRISHLAWVGAMLFSSSIDGTVSEWDLFDLKQKVVLDSIGVSIWQMAVAPPSAAEPEGTVKNGYLSEKSDDDEGESGVEDDDSEFEEKSEEVRDRRLAVACDDGCVRMYYVSESDKLTYFRSLPRVSGRVLSVTWSLDAQRIFSGSSDGLIRCWDANLCHEVYRITVGLGGLGNGSELCIWSLLSLRCGVLVSGDSTGSVQFWDSQHGTLLQSHSNHKGDVNALAAAPSHNRVFSAGADGQVILYKLAGGTFKSQDSKPSSTKKWDYIGCVRSHTHDIRALTVAVPISSEGSLPDGNAKGKSRKQRRKEKPGAISYHKWADVGVPVLISAGDDAKLFAYSVQEFTKFHPHDICPAPQRVPMQMVHNTVFNQTSLLLVQDSCSLDILGIHISSDSSGRVSTKPLVRVKSKGGRKIICSAISNAGSLFAYSDQIRPSLFELKKNKLGKNPWSPNRKRLPNLPSAHSVVFSRDCSRLIIAGHDGKIYTVGTDSMELLHTLTPRQEAQEGESPPREPPITKLYTSSDDHWLAAINCFGDVYVFNLETQRQHWFISRLDGASVAAAGFHPRDNNVLVISTSSNQVFALDVEARELGKWSLLQTLCLPKRYQEIPGEVLGLSFSPSPSSSSVIIYSSRAKCLIEFGKPMEQGEEMDLSERVEDRVADIGLKKLGNGTRRKRRFEEYQKESKRNEREEVETSKHPVLYLKHLSKNAILVVEKPWMEVIKSLDSQPVHRHIYGT, from the exons ATGTTTGAATACCGTTGCAACTCCATCAATTGGAAGCCATCTCCGTTAGTATCCCTCGCTACCAGCGCCGACGGCTCTCGAGTCGCCGCAGCTCGCGAAGACGGTTCTCTCGAGCTCTGGCTCGTCTCCCCTGGCTCTCTCTCCTGGCACTCTCAACTC ATCATCCATGGAGATCCAAAATCGAGAATCTCGCACCTTGCCTGGGTAGGTGCCATGTTGTTTTCTTCGAGCATCGATGGCACAGTCTCAGAGTGGGATCTTTTCGACCTGAAGCAGAAG GTTGTGTTAGACTCAATCGGAGTATCGATCTGGCAAATGGCTGTAGCACCTCCCTCCGCTGCTGAACCAGAAGGTACGGTGAAGAATGGATACTTGAGTGAGAAATCAGATGACGACGAGGGAGAAAGTGGGGTTGAAGATGATGATTCTGAGTTCGAGGAGAAATCAGAAGAGGTCCGTGATAGGCGTCTTGCAGTTGCGTGTGATGATGGCTGCGTGAGGATGTATTATGTATCTGAATCAGACAAGTTAACTTACTTTAGATCGTTGCCTCGTGTCAGTG GCCGTGTTTTAAGTGTGACGTGGAGTCTGGATGCTCAGAGAATTTTCTCGGGCAGTAGTGATGG GCTGATAAGATGCTGGGATGCTAACCTCTGTCATGAGGTATATAGAATTACAGTTGGACTTGGAGGACTGGGGAACGGGTCTGAGCTCTGTATTTGGTCTCTTCTTTCGTTGAG ATGTGGAGTTCTTGTCAGCGGAGATAGTACAGGAAGTGTTCAGTTTTGGGATAGCCAGCATGGAACCCTTTTGCAGTCGCACTCCAATCACAAGGGTGATGTCAATGCTCTTGCAGCTGCCCCTAGTCATAACCGTGTGTTTTCTGCTGGTGCCGATGGACAG GTTATTCTATATAAGCTCGCTGGTGGTACATTTAAATCACAAGATTCGAAACCTTCTTCCACTAAGAAGTGGGATTACATCGGTTGTGTAAGGTCTCATACTCATGACATCAGAGCTCTAACTGTCGCAGTGCCAATTAGTTCAGAAG GTTCTCTTCCAGACGGTAATGCAAAAGGAAAAAGTCGTAAACAGCGCAGAAAGGAGAAGCCGGGTGCTATCAGTTACCATAAATGGGCAGATGTGGGGGTTCCAGTGCTCATTTCAGCGGGTGATGATGCAAAGCTTTTTGCATACTCAGTTCAAGAGTTCACTAAGTTCCATCCACATGATATATGCCCTGCGCCTCAGAGAGTACCTATGCAGATGGTACATAATACAGTGTTCAATCAGACTTCTCTTCTCTTGGTTCAGGATTCTTGTTCTTTAGACATTCTTGGTATTCACATAAGCAGTGATTCTAGTGGGCGTGTCTCCACCAAGCCATTAGTTCGGGTTAAAAGTAAAGGTGGTAGAAAGATCATATGCAGTGCAATTTCTAACGCAGGATCGCTTTTTGCTTATTCTGACCAAATTCGCCCAAGTCTGTTTGAGTTGAAGAAAAATAAACTTGGAAAGAACCCATGGAGTCCCAACAGAAAGCGACTTCCCAATCTTCCATCTGCACATTCCGTGGTCTTCAGCCGTGACTGCTCTCGGCTGATAATAGCTGGGCACGATGGAAAGATATAT ACCGTTGGGACTGATAGCATGGAGCTATTACACACCCTTACTCCACGTCAGGAGGCGCAGGAAGGTGAATCTCCTCCTCGTGAACCTCCAATTACAAAACTGTACACTAGCTCAGATGATCATTGGCTAGCTGCTATTAATTGCTTTGGGGACGTATACGTGTTCAACCTGGAAACACAGAG GCAGCATTGGTTCATATCAAGGCTTGATGGTGCATCGGTTGCAGCCGCTGGTTTCCATCCCAGGGATAACAATGTGCTTGTGATCTCCACCTCTTCAAACCAGGTGTTTGCATTGGACGTGGAGGCTAGAGAGTTGGGCAAGTGGTCACTTCTTCAGACTCTTTGCTTGCCAAAGAGATACCAAGAGATTCCTGGTGAGGTCCTAGGGCTTTCATTCTCTCCATCGCCAAGCTCATCATCTGTTATCATCTACAGCTCCAG AGCAAAGTGTCTAATTGAGTTCGGGAAGCCGATGGAACAAGGCGAAGAGATGGATTTGTCTGAAAGGGTAGAAGATAGAGTTGCAGACATTGGTTTGAAGAAATTGGGGAATGGAACCCGGCGAAAACGTAGGTTCGAGGAGTATCAAAAAGAGAGTAAGAGGAATGAGCGAGAGGAGGTCGAAACTTCAAAGCACCCGGTTCTGTATTTAAAACATCTATCAAAGAATGCAATCTTGGTGGTAGAGAAACCATGGATGGAAGTTATCAAGAGTTTAGATTCACAGCCAGTTCACCGACATATATATGGGACATAA